A genome region from Syntrophaceae bacterium includes the following:
- a CDS encoding CapA family protein: MERAGLGGFDWGRGRWENAAVPQARAEIIIASDWAPIRAFDGIVAETPEAVYGDLMPVLRRCDLRIVNLECALSGDAAPVWKSGSVFKGRPEHIRGLTSVPFEAVTLANNHVFDYGPEAFRQTLELLERHSIRTVGAGMSPEEACRPLVLEVRGIRIGIVNFSEGEDLTAAVSGPGVFGWDIGAVTESVRAVRPGVDIVLVVCHGGVEYIPFPPPYLAAAFGRIASAGADLIVCHHAHVPQGIQFAGGVPVCYSLGNFVFWQETDLLYRKLGYLVKAGVAREGLSHIEIVPYDIGPDSLRLLRGAESAGFFEALKKVTLPLAERNGIADAWHGYLRYYGIKGFRDEIAMILARMDQEPAKGAAMMRNRIATMQHRELWVDAMTRIMEGSIDEAPQWAYDLAVEWLTRKRPARGAR, encoded by the coding sequence ATGGAACGGGCAGGGCTGGGAGGCTTTGACTGGGGCAGGGGCCGATGGGAGAACGCCGCGGTCCCGCAGGCCCGGGCCGAGATCATCATCGCCTCGGACTGGGCCCCCATCCGCGCCTTCGACGGGATCGTCGCAGAGACGCCCGAGGCGGTCTACGGCGACCTGATGCCGGTTCTTCGCCGGTGCGACCTGCGCATCGTCAACCTGGAGTGCGCGCTCTCGGGGGACGCCGCCCCGGTCTGGAAGAGCGGCTCCGTCTTCAAGGGCCGCCCGGAGCACATCCGCGGGCTGACGTCGGTCCCCTTCGAGGCCGTCACGCTTGCGAACAATCACGTCTTCGATTACGGGCCGGAAGCCTTCAGGCAAACCCTGGAACTGCTCGAACGGCACTCCATCCGCACCGTCGGGGCGGGCATGTCCCCCGAGGAGGCCTGCCGGCCCCTCGTCCTCGAGGTGAGGGGGATCCGCATCGGGATCGTCAACTTCAGCGAGGGCGAGGACCTGACGGCCGCCGTCTCGGGCCCCGGCGTCTTCGGGTGGGACATCGGCGCCGTCACGGAGAGCGTCCGCGCCGTCCGGCCCGGCGTGGACATCGTCCTGGTCGTCTGCCACGGCGGGGTCGAGTACATCCCCTTCCCGCCGCCCTATCTTGCGGCGGCCTTCGGCCGCATCGCCTCGGCCGGGGCCGATCTCATCGTCTGCCATCACGCCCACGTCCCGCAGGGGATCCAGTTCGCAGGCGGCGTGCCCGTCTGCTACAGCCTGGGGAACTTCGTCTTCTGGCAGGAGACGGACCTGCTCTACCGCAAGCTGGGATACCTGGTGAAGGCCGGTGTTGCGCGGGAGGGGCTCTCGCACATCGAGATCGTTCCCTACGACATCGGGCCCGATAGTCTCCGGCTGCTCCGGGGCGCTGAATCGGCGGGGTTCTTCGAAGCCCTGAAAAAGGTCACGCTGCCGCTCGCGGAGCGGAACGGCATAGCCGATGCCTGGCACGGGTATCTGCGATATTACGGCATCAAGGGCTTCCGCGACGAGATCGCGATGATCTTGGCCCGGATGGATCAGGAGCCCGCCAAGGGCGCAGCCATGATGCGCAACCGCATCGCAACCATGCAGCACCGGGAGCTCTGGGTCGACGCGATGACGCGGATCATGGAGGGGAGCATCGACGAAGCGCCCCAGTGGGCCTACGACCTGGCCGTCGAGTGGCTCACCCGGAAGCGGCCTGCGCGGGGAGCGCGGTGA